One segment of Candidatus Paceibacterota bacterium DNA contains the following:
- a CDS encoding phosphoribosyltransferase family protein has product MLNLYRIIIDALFPISSADKELFSYTPEQAFKKLPPAPLSPISYTHSIFAYKDELVTRLVWNIKYKKSEKAVKIGGYALYQNIARYHFRSDELQRNEVDIRKITLIPIPITSKRRKERGYNQCELLLDEVKLLDIENKLIIRKDLLERIQHLSRQTLKNREERLESAKNIFAVNEKTVQMIRDSQISVMDDLVHKENQISLRNIPLIVIDDVITTGSTMKEAMKTLREFGFKNVKGISLAH; this is encoded by the coding sequence ATGCTCAATCTTTACCGAATAATCATTGACGCCTTATTCCCTATCTCCAGTGCTGATAAGGAGCTTTTTTCGTATACACCAGAGCAAGCCTTCAAAAAGCTACCACCGGCACCACTATCTCCTATTTCTTATACTCATTCAATCTTTGCATATAAAGATGAATTGGTAACAAGATTGGTTTGGAATATAAAGTACAAGAAATCTGAAAAAGCTGTAAAAATTGGCGGTTATGCTTTGTATCAAAATATCGCGAGGTATCACTTTCGCTCTGACGAGCTACAGCGGAACGAAGTAGACATCAGGAAAATCACCCTGATACCGATTCCTATAACATCAAAACGCAGAAAAGAACGTGGTTACAATCAATGTGAATTACTTTTAGATGAAGTGAAATTATTGGACATAGAAAATAAGTTAATTATTCGCAAGGATTTATTGGAACGTATTCAACATTTATCCAGACAGACATTGAAAAATCGCGAGGAGCGACTGGAAAGCGCCAAAAACATATTCGCAGTAAATGAAAAGACGGTACAGATGATTAGAGACTCGCAGATCAGCGTTATGGACGATTTGGTCCATAAAGAAAATCAAATCTCCCTTAGAAATATTCCTTTAATTGTAATAGACGATGTAATAACAACTGGAAGTACTATGAAAGAAGCAATGAAAACTCTACGAGAATTCGGATTTAAGAACGTAAAAGGAATTTCTTTGGCACATTGA